A region of Flavobacterium album DNA encodes the following proteins:
- a CDS encoding maltokinase N-terminal cap-like domain-containing protein, with protein MATSIQDTFNAPFVFRADWKTAFEDDEFVKVFASDILENYIIKKRWYGGKASTLKYIEVVDHFKIASEKNTYYGVLIEVNYKEAFLQHYFMPVAFMAEDELDTKTLIAPVTLNGLEGYLVDALHQEDFRRLVFESIVHGAKNDAFNVKYHKGKSLSKDTKYISSRFMGIEQSNTSIIYNDNLVLKFFRRIYVSTNPDYEISRFLTERMKFKHTPAYKGSINVAMAEDNITLALMQELVPNQGDAWKYMLEAVDGVFDNLNAKKIKIDKLPDLELFKTIKINNIPPEIIDWAGLTLFLRIRTLAQRTAEMHIALGGDTTDTSFTPTTYNGDYTVWLKNRLIYQFQNRLNTIENNLHKLDGLALELAHQFLDKKKEIRKHFLDFDWTQLKSERIRIHGDYHLGQVLVNGDDFYLLDFEGEPESTIRDRKVKQPPLKDVAGLFRSFHYAIYATIFNNKDKYPFEQEDLFKAGELLFNYMVGVYLDTYVEKAQEGNLNIGYNKEIAFLLKYCILEKAVYELGYELNSRPRWAVIPLRGIASIMGY; from the coding sequence ATGGCAACCTCTATACAAGACACGTTCAATGCGCCTTTTGTCTTCAGGGCCGACTGGAAAACGGCATTTGAAGACGATGAATTCGTAAAGGTATTCGCGTCGGATATATTAGAGAATTATATCATTAAAAAAAGATGGTATGGCGGCAAGGCCAGCACGCTAAAGTATATTGAGGTGGTAGATCATTTCAAGATCGCTTCCGAAAAGAATACATATTACGGAGTGCTTATTGAAGTCAATTACAAAGAGGCGTTCCTTCAGCATTATTTTATGCCGGTGGCTTTTATGGCCGAGGATGAGCTGGATACCAAAACCCTGATAGCGCCTGTGACACTGAACGGCCTTGAGGGCTACCTTGTAGATGCGCTCCATCAGGAGGACTTCCGCAGGTTGGTCTTTGAGAGCATAGTGCATGGTGCAAAGAATGATGCTTTTAATGTAAAATACCATAAAGGCAAATCGTTGTCAAAGGATACAAAGTATATTTCCTCACGCTTTATGGGGATCGAGCAGAGTAATACCTCGATCATTTATAACGACAACCTGGTACTGAAGTTCTTTCGGCGCATTTACGTGAGCACCAACCCGGATTATGAAATAAGCCGTTTCCTTACAGAGCGTATGAAATTTAAGCATACGCCTGCTTATAAAGGCAGCATCAACGTTGCGATGGCCGAGGATAATATTACCCTGGCGCTCATGCAGGAGCTCGTGCCCAACCAGGGAGATGCCTGGAAGTACATGCTCGAAGCGGTGGATGGCGTGTTCGATAACCTGAATGCCAAGAAAATAAAGATCGACAAGCTGCCCGACCTGGAGCTTTTCAAAACCATAAAAATAAACAATATCCCGCCGGAGATCATTGACTGGGCGGGGCTTACACTGTTTCTACGAATAAGGACTTTAGCACAGCGTACTGCAGAAATGCACATTGCCCTTGGCGGCGATACGACCGATACTTCTTTTACACCAACGACCTACAATGGCGACTATACGGTTTGGCTCAAGAACCGCCTGATCTACCAGTTCCAGAACAGGCTGAATACTATTGAGAACAACCTCCACAAGCTGGACGGGCTTGCATTGGAACTGGCACATCAATTCCTCGATAAGAAGAAAGAGATACGGAAGCACTTCCTTGACTTCGACTGGACACAACTGAAGAGCGAGCGCATACGCATACACGGCGATTACCACCTCGGGCAGGTACTGGTAAATGGCGACGACTTTTACCTTCTTGATTTTGAAGGTGAACCCGAAAGTACCATCCGTGACCGAAAGGTAAAACAGCCGCCGCTAAAGGATGTGGCCGGGCTGTTCCGCTCGTTCCATTATGCGATATATGCTACTATATTTAATAACAAGGACAAGTATCCCTTTGAGCAGGAAGACCTTTTTAAAGCCGGTGAGTTGCTATTCAACTATATGGTGGGCGTGTACCTCGACACCTACGTGGAAAAGGCGCAGGAAGGCAACCTGAATATCGGATATAATAAGGAGATAGCATTCCTTTTAAAGTATTGCATCCTGGAAAAAGCTGTGTACGAACTGGGATACGAGCTCAACTCAAGGCCAAGATGGGCAGTGATACCTTTAAGGGGGATTGCAAGTATAATGGGTTATTAG
- the glgB gene encoding 1,4-alpha-glucan branching protein GlgB, translating into MNKVQPHSFFTDFDIDLFKAGKHYRLYEKLGAHLTEVDGQKGVYFAVWAPSAKAVSVIGDFNYWLEGEHPLNVRWDGSGIWEGFIPGIDKGTKYKYKIHSHHNDIKTEKADPFAFYCETPPNTASVVWNTKHGWKDTKWMATRQDKNGLDKPYSVYEVHLGSWRRAEGGRFLSYIELADQLVAYVKEMNFTHVEFMPVMEYPYDPSWGYQLVGYFAPTSRFGKPEDFMVLVDKLHQAGIGVILDWVPSHFPSDAHGLGFFDGTNLYEHPDIRKGYHPDWKSLIFNYGRNEVRSFLISNAVFWLDKYHIDGLRVDAVASMLYLDYSRADGEWEPNVFGGRENLEAASFLKDMNEEVYRSFTGVQTIAEESTSFPMVSRPTYIGGLGFGMKWMMGWMHDTLEYFKKEPIYRRHHQNDLTFSMTYAFTENFMLPLSHDEVVYGKHSILGRMPGDEWQRFGNLRLLYAFMFTHPGAKLLFMGSEFGQSGEWNFEQSLDWHLLDYDYHKGIKNLITALNKLYKKQPALYEKQFSADGFEWINYGDNENSVLSFIRKGNNPEDNLIIICNMTPVIREDYRIGIPVAGKLKELFNSDDGQFGGSGVTNKKLKTDDIPWNGRDYSAAMTLPPLGVMVFSVK; encoded by the coding sequence ATGAATAAAGTACAGCCCCATTCTTTTTTTACCGATTTTGATATCGACCTCTTTAAGGCAGGCAAACACTACCGCCTTTACGAAAAGCTCGGTGCGCACCTTACGGAAGTAGACGGGCAGAAAGGCGTTTATTTTGCCGTTTGGGCGCCATCGGCGAAGGCCGTATCTGTTATAGGCGACTTCAATTACTGGCTGGAAGGCGAGCACCCGCTCAACGTGCGCTGGGACGGTTCCGGTATTTGGGAAGGGTTCATTCCCGGCATCGATAAAGGCACCAAATACAAATACAAAATACATTCGCATCACAACGATATAAAGACGGAGAAGGCCGACCCGTTTGCCTTTTATTGTGAAACACCGCCCAACACCGCATCGGTGGTTTGGAATACAAAACACGGCTGGAAAGATACAAAATGGATGGCTACCAGACAGGATAAGAACGGCCTGGACAAACCCTATTCTGTGTATGAAGTGCATCTTGGTTCGTGGCGCAGGGCAGAGGGTGGAAGGTTCTTAAGCTATATCGAACTTGCCGACCAGCTTGTAGCCTACGTAAAGGAAATGAACTTTACCCACGTAGAGTTCATGCCCGTGATGGAATACCCGTACGACCCTTCATGGGGTTACCAGTTGGTGGGTTATTTTGCCCCGACATCCCGTTTTGGGAAACCGGAAGATTTTATGGTTTTAGTCGATAAGCTGCACCAGGCGGGCATAGGCGTGATACTGGATTGGGTACCTTCGCACTTCCCAAGTGATGCGCACGGGTTGGGCTTTTTTGACGGAACCAATCTGTACGAGCACCCCGACATCCGCAAAGGTTACCATCCCGACTGGAAAAGCCTGATATTTAATTACGGGCGCAATGAAGTCCGCTCGTTCCTGATAAGCAATGCTGTTTTCTGGCTTGATAAATACCATATCGACGGGCTTCGTGTAGATGCTGTCGCTTCAATGCTTTACCTTGATTACTCGCGTGCTGATGGCGAATGGGAGCCGAATGTTTTTGGCGGAAGGGAAAACCTGGAGGCGGCCAGCTTCCTGAAAGACATGAATGAGGAAGTGTACCGCAGTTTTACCGGAGTACAGACCATTGCCGAGGAAAGCACTTCATTCCCAATGGTATCGCGTCCTACCTATATAGGTGGCCTGGGCTTTGGGATGAAATGGATGATGGGCTGGATGCACGACACGCTGGAATACTTTAAGAAGGAACCAATATACCGCAGGCACCACCAAAACGACCTGACCTTCAGCATGACGTATGCCTTTACAGAAAATTTCATGCTGCCGCTTTCGCATGACGAAGTGGTATACGGCAAGCACTCTATCCTTGGACGCATGCCGGGCGACGAATGGCAGCGTTTTGGCAATCTCAGGCTGTTGTATGCTTTTATGTTTACGCATCCCGGGGCAAAATTGCTCTTTATGGGCAGTGAGTTCGGGCAAAGCGGGGAGTGGAACTTCGAACAGAGCCTTGACTGGCATTTGCTGGATTATGATTATCACAAAGGGATTAAAAACCTCATAACCGCGCTCAATAAATTATATAAAAAACAGCCGGCATTATACGAAAAGCAATTCTCTGCCGACGGATTTGAGTGGATCAATTATGGAGATAATGAGAATTCGGTGCTGTCTTTTATCCGCAAAGGCAATAACCCGGAAGATAACCTTATCATTATATGCAACATGACACCGGTTATCAGGGAAGATTACCGCATCGGCATTCCTGTTGCCGGAAAGCTGAAAGAGCTTTTCAATAGTGATGACGGGCAATTTGGCGGAAGCGGCGTTACCAATAAAAAACTCAAAACAGACGATATACCATGGAACGGCAGGGACTATTCTGCCGCTATGACATTGCCGCCTTTGGGGGTGATGGTATTTTCTGTGAAGTAA
- a CDS encoding glycoside hydrolase family 31 protein, giving the protein MIINTELERKGDLYPSKIIKFSKEVDSAFFHTDNNVILKITVLRDSLLRFRFTAKGYFSSDFSYAIDENHSRGFNKFEVTEEEEYYKILTSKLECHIHKSDLRTGIYDINGNVLLEDEQGFHWEEIYEYGGNVVKMSKVSPDGENFYGLGDKATHLNLKGKRLENWATDQYAYQKDQEPLYKAVPFYIGLNGKDAYGVFFDNTFRSFFDFCHERRNVTSFWADGGEMNYYFFYGPQMQEVVTSYTDLTGKPELPPMWALGYHQCKWSYYPESKVKEITSKFRELQIPCDAIYLDIDYMEGFRCFTWSKEYFPDPKRMVAELAEDGFKTIVIIDPGIKIDPEYSVYNEGIENDYFCKRADGPYMKGKVWPGECNFPDYTNPAVREWWAGLFKELVAEIGVKGVWNDMNEPAVMEVPTKTFPLDVRHDYDGHPCSHRKAHNIYGTQMARATYEGVKRFSYPKRPFIITRSAYSGAQRYTSSWTGDNVATWEHLWIANVQVQRMNLSGMGFTGSDIGGFAEQPTGELYARWIQLGVFHPFCRTHSSGHHGEQEPWAFGQEVIDVTRKFIELRYELLPYLYTMFWQYIDEGLPMLKPLFYYDQEDTQTHYRTDEFIFGNHILVCPILEPNAVGRRMYIPKGQWYNFWTNELVTGGREMWVDTAFDQIPIFVKAGAIIPKYPVQQYVGEKEIEELTLDVYYTEGKETSVVFEDAQDGYDYTKGRYSLRTFTLTGKENDLVIRQHTEGKYIPTYSTFKINLTGLPFKVQSIEVDNEAVSLEDLKLNIHNSLTISKDFSELHIKGI; this is encoded by the coding sequence ATGATAATAAATACCGAACTTGAACGTAAGGGCGACCTGTACCCCTCCAAAATAATAAAATTCAGCAAAGAGGTCGACAGCGCCTTTTTCCATACCGATAATAATGTTATCCTTAAAATAACCGTATTACGCGACAGCCTGTTGCGTTTCAGGTTTACGGCAAAGGGCTATTTTAGCAGCGATTTTTCGTATGCCATCGACGAGAACCACTCGCGCGGCTTCAACAAATTTGAAGTTACCGAGGAAGAAGAATACTATAAAATATTGACCAGTAAGCTGGAATGCCATATTCATAAAAGCGACTTACGTACAGGTATTTACGATATCAACGGTAATGTATTGCTTGAAGATGAGCAGGGCTTCCATTGGGAGGAGATCTACGAGTATGGAGGCAATGTGGTAAAAATGAGTAAGGTATCGCCGGACGGTGAGAATTTCTATGGGCTTGGTGATAAAGCTACCCATCTTAACCTGAAAGGCAAGCGCCTGGAGAACTGGGCTACCGACCAGTATGCTTACCAAAAAGACCAGGAGCCGTTGTATAAGGCTGTACCATTTTACATCGGACTTAATGGAAAAGATGCCTATGGGGTTTTCTTCGATAATACCTTCCGCAGCTTTTTCGACTTTTGCCATGAGCGCCGCAACGTAACCAGTTTTTGGGCGGATGGCGGCGAGATGAACTACTATTTCTTCTACGGTCCGCAAATGCAGGAAGTAGTTACATCCTATACCGACCTCACCGGGAAACCGGAGCTTCCGCCTATGTGGGCATTGGGCTATCACCAGTGTAAGTGGAGCTATTATCCCGAAAGCAAGGTGAAAGAGATAACCTCAAAATTCCGTGAACTGCAAATCCCGTGCGATGCCATCTATTTGGATATTGATTACATGGAAGGCTTCCGCTGCTTTACGTGGAGCAAGGAATATTTCCCCGACCCGAAACGCATGGTAGCCGAACTTGCCGAAGACGGCTTTAAGACCATTGTAATAATTGACCCGGGAATTAAGATAGACCCGGAGTATTCCGTTTATAATGAAGGCATAGAAAACGACTATTTCTGCAAACGCGCCGATGGGCCTTATATGAAAGGCAAGGTTTGGCCGGGCGAGTGCAACTTCCCCGATTATACTAACCCGGCAGTGCGCGAATGGTGGGCAGGATTGTTTAAAGAACTTGTAGCGGAAATAGGCGTGAAAGGTGTGTGGAACGATATGAATGAGCCCGCCGTAATGGAGGTGCCTACCAAGACCTTTCCGCTGGATGTACGCCACGATTATGACGGCCATCCGTGCAGCCACCGCAAGGCGCATAACATATATGGTACCCAAATGGCGCGCGCTACCTATGAGGGCGTAAAGCGTTTCTCGTATCCTAAAAGGCCGTTTATCATAACGCGTTCGGCCTACTCCGGGGCACAGCGTTATACCTCGTCGTGGACAGGTGATAACGTAGCGACATGGGAACACCTTTGGATAGCCAACGTGCAGGTACAGCGCATGAACCTGAGCGGGATGGGCTTTACCGGGAGCGATATCGGTGGTTTTGCCGAGCAGCCTACAGGGGAATTGTATGCTCGTTGGATTCAGTTGGGCGTGTTCCATCCATTCTGCCGTACGCACTCTTCGGGCCATCATGGCGAGCAGGAGCCATGGGCTTTTGGGCAGGAAGTGATCGATGTAACGCGTAAATTCATCGAGCTTCGCTACGAGCTGCTTCCGTACCTGTATACCATGTTCTGGCAATACATCGACGAAGGCCTGCCGATGCTTAAGCCTTTGTTTTACTACGACCAGGAGGACACGCAAACGCACTACAGGACCGATGAGTTCATCTTTGGTAATCACATATTAGTATGCCCGATATTGGAACCTAATGCCGTAGGCCGCAGGATGTACATCCCGAAAGGGCAGTGGTACAACTTCTGGACCAACGAATTGGTTACAGGCGGCAGGGAAATGTGGGTAGATACAGCCTTCGACCAGATCCCGATTTTTGTTAAGGCAGGTGCAATTATCCCGAAATATCCCGTGCAGCAATATGTGGGGGAAAAAGAAATTGAAGAGCTTACCCTTGATGTATATTACACAGAAGGCAAGGAGACCTCGGTAGTATTTGAAGACGCGCAGGATGGCTACGATTATACCAAAGGCAGGTATAGTTTAAGGACGTTCACCCTTACGGGAAAAGAAAATGACCTGGTGATCCGCCAGCATACCGAAGGTAAATATATACCTACATATTCAACCTTTAAGATTAACCTTACAGGGCTTCCGTTTAAAGTGCAAAGCATTGAGGTTGACAACGAAGCGGTTTCGTTAGAAGATCTTAAATTAAATATTCACAATAGTTTAACTATAAGCAAGGATTTTTCTGAATTACATATCAAAGGTATTTAG
- a CDS encoding M48 family metallopeptidase — MKRSLLTVSGILFILVCACTTNPFTGKKDFNIVSNDQIFPTAFAQYDQFLSENKVISGTSQAQMVTNVGQKIKAAAEKYLNANGYQGYLDGYKWEYHLVQNNEVNAWCMPGGKIVVYSGILPVTKDEAGLATVLGHEVAHALVNHGAQRMSAETVAQLGATGVAVATSGKTAQTQQLFQQAYGLGAQYGAILPFSRKHENEADEIGLTLMAIAGYNPDKALEFWQRMQAQSSGSAPPEFMSTHPSDATRINNIKSEIPKAKAQAAKFGVKF, encoded by the coding sequence ATGAAACGAAGCTTGCTAACCGTATCGGGCATCCTCTTCATTTTGGTTTGCGCCTGTACAACCAATCCTTTTACAGGGAAGAAGGACTTTAATATTGTGTCGAACGACCAGATTTTTCCAACAGCTTTTGCGCAGTATGACCAGTTTTTGAGCGAAAACAAGGTGATAAGCGGTACCAGCCAGGCACAAATGGTGACCAACGTTGGGCAAAAGATTAAAGCTGCTGCCGAAAAGTACCTTAATGCCAATGGCTACCAGGGCTATCTTGATGGTTACAAGTGGGAGTACCACCTGGTACAGAACAACGAAGTGAATGCATGGTGCATGCCGGGCGGCAAGATCGTGGTATATTCGGGCATACTTCCCGTTACAAAAGATGAGGCCGGCCTTGCTACGGTATTAGGCCATGAGGTAGCACATGCCTTAGTAAACCATGGTGCACAGCGTATGAGCGCAGAGACCGTTGCCCAATTAGGCGCTACAGGTGTTGCCGTTGCAACATCGGGTAAAACGGCTCAGACACAGCAATTGTTCCAGCAGGCGTACGGCCTTGGGGCACAATACGGCGCAATATTGCCTTTTAGCAGGAAACATGAGAATGAAGCGGACGAAATAGGCCTTACCCTGATGGCAATAGCAGGTTACAACCCTGATAAGGCGCTGGAATTCTGGCAAAGGATGCAGGCACAATCGTCAGGCTCGGCACCGCCGGAGTTTATGAGCACCCACCCGTCTGATGCCACCCGTATCAATAATATTAAAAGCGAGATACCAAAAGCAAAGGCACAAGCTGCTAAATTCGGTGTAAAATTTTAA
- a CDS encoding MFS transporter — MAQLEKGSKKLLNAWAFYDWANSVYSLVIASAVFPIFYTLIIPKGEMIDVFGTSMKGTAIISFTTAFAFLIVAFISPLLSGIADYAGNKKSFLKAFCYIGALACIGLNWFSKENLYVSLVCYLFGLVGFWGSLVFYNSYLPDIAYPEQQDAVSARGYSMGYIGSVLLLIFNLGMIMYPHVFGIDEGNDRDTAILAMKYSFVSVGIWWIVFSQYTYYYLPKGVKRNKVTGDVMLNGFRELRRVWLELKENMMLKRYLGAFFVYSMAVQTVMLAATYFGAEEINWPDEDAKSMGLIISILVIQLVAVAGAIITSKLSAKHGNIKTLIRINCIWAVICICAWFVTEPVHFYVTAAFVGLVMGGIQSLSRSTYSKFLPETKDTASYFSFYDVTEKIGIVIGMLLYGAIDQQWHSQRYSVVFLAVFFIVGILLLLRVPKKLKD; from the coding sequence ATGGCACAACTTGAAAAAGGAAGCAAAAAGCTCCTTAACGCCTGGGCTTTTTATGACTGGGCCAACTCTGTTTACAGTCTTGTTATCGCCTCGGCTGTATTCCCTATCTTTTATACATTGATCATTCCAAAAGGGGAGATGATCGATGTCTTCGGTACTTCAATGAAAGGCACCGCGATAATAAGCTTTACCACTGCTTTTGCATTTCTTATCGTAGCCTTCATATCACCGCTGCTTTCGGGTATTGCCGATTATGCGGGGAATAAGAAATCTTTCCTAAAAGCTTTTTGTTATATAGGGGCATTAGCATGCATCGGGCTTAACTGGTTTAGTAAAGAAAACCTTTACGTTAGCCTGGTTTGCTACTTGTTCGGGCTGGTAGGTTTTTGGGGAAGCCTCGTATTTTATAACTCTTACCTTCCGGATATAGCTTATCCCGAACAGCAGGATGCTGTTAGTGCCAGGGGCTATTCTATGGGATATATTGGCAGCGTACTTTTATTAATCTTCAACCTTGGGATGATTATGTACCCGCATGTGTTTGGAATAGATGAAGGCAACGACAGGGACACGGCAATTCTTGCTATGAAATACTCCTTTGTGTCGGTAGGCATCTGGTGGATAGTCTTTAGCCAGTACACTTACTATTATCTGCCAAAAGGCGTTAAAAGGAATAAGGTAACCGGCGATGTGATGCTCAACGGTTTCCGCGAGCTCCGCAGGGTTTGGCTCGAGCTCAAAGAAAATATGATGCTGAAAAGATATCTTGGCGCTTTCTTTGTTTACAGCATGGCAGTGCAAACCGTTATGCTTGCTGCAACTTATTTTGGTGCAGAAGAGATCAACTGGCCTGATGAGGATGCCAAAAGCATGGGGCTGATCATCAGTATTTTGGTAATACAGCTTGTGGCGGTTGCCGGTGCGATCATCACTTCAAAACTATCGGCAAAGCATGGTAATATAAAGACGCTTATACGCATCAATTGCATTTGGGCAGTGATATGTATTTGCGCGTGGTTCGTGACCGAGCCGGTACATTTCTATGTTACTGCGGCATTCGTAGGCCTGGTGATGGGGGGCATACAGTCGCTTTCACGCAGTACATACTCTAAATTTCTTCCCGAGACCAAAGACACCGCTTCCTACTTTAGCTTTTATGATGTAACCGAGAAAATTGGCATTGTGATCGGTATGCTGTTATATGGCGCTATCGACCAGCAATGGCACAGCCAGCGGTATTCAGTAGTGTTCCTTGCAGTATTTTTTATTGTGGGAATTTTACTCCTTTTAAGGGTGCCGAAAAAGTTAAAGGATTGA
- a CDS encoding DUF6252 family protein produces MKKLSFLSAFILLFAAIGFTSCDSEPVDPLLIDNGPQPAGPASFKVDFNGATYATDQATAIVNAGLISVTGIKMPSGESVTLTVPGTTTGTYNGADGAMLSYHSSLSATYYYMNVNPSLEDDPNGSITITSINTTNHTISGTFNFVGYRNDVEEDAPSITFTNGAFQNVPYTGNVGPQPESLFKVKIDGAQFTADDAQATMGIGLISIAGFRGANGEYVAIIVNATTEGTYTDQAVLSYAASEDDENVYSSLLIENAGTITISDIDTVNHTISGTFSFTASNDADDEKEFTEGVFTNIPYTTENTTSDIFKATVDGTAKDYANSVITSLVDGGSGAFINIQGVDTNGSGILLVISDDLGAGTYPISNEIGSDAKAFYIVDEDTDLSALTGSVTISAKQDGHIVGTFQYVITEPGGGAPTHTITNGQFDVEYDF; encoded by the coding sequence ATGAAAAAACTAAGCTTTTTATCAGCTTTTATACTATTGTTCGCAGCTATAGGCTTCACATCATGTGATTCTGAGCCGGTTGACCCGCTGCTTATAGATAATGGGCCGCAGCCTGCAGGCCCTGCTTCATTTAAAGTAGATTTTAATGGAGCTACCTATGCAACTGACCAGGCAACGGCAATAGTGAACGCAGGCTTAATATCCGTAACCGGTATCAAGATGCCGAGTGGAGAAAGCGTAACACTTACTGTACCGGGCACAACAACAGGTACCTATAATGGCGCAGATGGTGCTATGTTGTCCTACCATTCTTCGCTTTCTGCAACGTATTATTATATGAACGTAAACCCGTCGCTTGAGGATGATCCGAATGGTTCGATAACCATAACGTCTATCAATACGACAAATCATACCATCTCCGGAACATTTAATTTTGTAGGCTACAGGAATGACGTAGAAGAAGATGCGCCTTCGATCACCTTTACAAACGGGGCATTCCAGAACGTTCCGTATACTGGCAACGTTGGGCCTCAGCCGGAGTCATTGTTTAAGGTTAAAATTGACGGTGCCCAGTTTACCGCTGACGATGCACAGGCCACAATGGGCATAGGTTTGATATCTATAGCCGGTTTCAGGGGCGCGAATGGCGAATATGTAGCTATTATTGTAAATGCTACCACTGAAGGTACTTATACTGATCAGGCTGTATTATCTTATGCGGCAAGCGAAGATGATGAAAATGTATACAGCAGTCTTTTAATTGAAAATGCGGGAACTATTACCATATCGGATATTGACACGGTGAATCATACTATTTCGGGCACGTTTAGTTTTACTGCCTCTAACGATGCCGATGATGAGAAAGAATTTACGGAGGGTGTATTCACAAATATCCCATACACTACTGAGAATACGACCAGCGACATATTTAAAGCAACGGTAGACGGAACAGCTAAGGATTACGCCAATAGCGTTATTACATCTCTTGTTGATGGCGGAAGCGGCGCTTTTATAAACATCCAGGGAGTTGATACCAACGGTTCAGGAATCCTTTTGGTTATTTCAGACGATCTTGGGGCAGGTACCTACCCGATCAGTAATGAGATCGGAAGTGATGCTAAGGCGTTTTACATAGTGGATGAGGATACTGATCTTAGCGCTTTAACAGGCTCAGTTACTATCAGTGCCAAACAAGATGGCCACATAGTGGGCACTTTCCAGTATGTTATTACAGAACCCGGTGGAGGGGCTCCAACCCATACAATTACAAATGGGCAGTTTGATGTAGAATATGATTTCTAA